The Phenylobacterium montanum genome window below encodes:
- a CDS encoding 3'-5' exonuclease has protein sequence MHVEPNSQETADLEALAAKLEATGTYRVLRKLAPRPTIEPPAGVKVRQGLFVDTETTGLDPARDEIIELAMAPFTYGLDGEIYAVGEPFQQLREPSKPIPAEITAITGISDAMVAGQNIDPAAVTRFAAPASLVVAHNAAFDRKFLERFCETFNTKPWACSMSEIDWAAEGYEGTKLAYLAGGAGFFYERHRATHDCMAAIELLARVHPRSGRTGLAQLLERARTPSYRIWAENSPFDLKDILKARGYRWNGEGSGLPRAWFIDVAEDAREAEIAFLKTEIYSRDIELLVRRVDAYDRFSDRI, from the coding sequence ATCCACGTTGAGCCCAATTCGCAGGAGACGGCCGATCTGGAGGCGCTGGCCGCCAAGCTTGAAGCGACCGGGACCTATCGCGTGCTCCGCAAACTCGCGCCTCGGCCGACGATAGAGCCTCCGGCAGGCGTCAAGGTGAGGCAGGGCCTGTTCGTCGACACCGAGACGACCGGTCTCGATCCGGCGCGAGACGAGATCATAGAACTGGCGATGGCGCCCTTCACCTACGGCCTCGACGGGGAAATCTACGCCGTCGGAGAACCGTTTCAGCAGTTGAGGGAGCCTTCAAAGCCCATCCCGGCTGAAATCACCGCCATCACTGGGATCAGCGACGCAATGGTCGCCGGCCAGAACATCGACCCCGCCGCGGTCACGCGGTTCGCGGCGCCGGCTTCCTTGGTGGTGGCGCACAACGCCGCCTTCGACCGGAAATTTCTCGAGCGGTTCTGCGAGACGTTCAACACCAAGCCCTGGGCCTGTTCGATGAGCGAGATCGACTGGGCCGCCGAGGGCTACGAGGGGACCAAACTGGCGTATCTCGCTGGAGGCGCCGGGTTCTTTTACGAGCGCCACCGGGCGACCCACGACTGCATGGCGGCGATCGAGTTGCTGGCCCGCGTGCATCCGCGGAGTGGCCGGACCGGTCTTGCGCAACTGCTGGAGCGCGCGCGTACGCCCTCCTACAGGATTTGGGCGGAAAACTCGCCGTTCGACCTGAAGGACATCCTGAAAGCGCGCGGCTATCGCTGGAACGGGGAGGGGAGCGGGTTGCCCCGAGCCTGGTTCATTGATGTCGCCGAAGATGCCCGCGAGGCCGAAATCGCCTTCTTGAAGACGGAAATTTATAGCCGCGACATTGAGTTGCTCGTACGCCGGGTCGACGCCTACGACAGATTCTCGGATCGCATCTGA